CTGAGCCATTTCATCATGGCCCATCATTTGACGGCGATGACGGAAACTTCGAGAGTTATCTTTCCAGAAAGTTACGCTCCGCAGGACCAATGAGATTCGCCGCGTCTCTTCTCCAACTCAACCCGCGCTGCATCACCTGCGTTGATCTGGTAGCCTAGTCGCTTACGGGCCCTCATTCTTATTGGGCCTGCTCTTGGGCGGCTTTGCGTCGCGCTAATCCTACGACCACCTTGGAGACTCCACCGATGGTTCTGCACGAGAAAGATACTCGCCGCGAAGAGTTGGATGATGACGTGTACGCGTCGACCGATCTTTCGGTCAGCATGCCCAAATACAAGTTTCCGCATGTCGAACAGAACCCGCGTCACGCTTATTCGGTCGTGCATGACGAGCTGATGCTCGACGGCAACTCGCGGCAGAATCTGGCGACCTTTTGCCAGACCTGGGTCGAGCCCGAAGTCCACAAGCTGATGGACGAATGTCTCGACAAGAACATGGTCGACAAGGACGAATATCCGCAGACCGCCGAGATCGAAGCGCGCTGCGTCCATATGTTGGCCGATCTCTGGAACTCGCCGTCCGAAGCGAACACGATCGGCTGTTCGACCACCGGTTCGAGCGAAGCGGCGATGTTGGGCGGGATGGCGATGAAGAATCGTTGGAAAGCGAAACGCGTCGCCGCCGGCAAAAAGTTTGACAAGCCGAACCTGATCACCGGCCCGGTCCAAGTTTGTTGGCACAAGTTCGCACGGTACTGGGATATCGAACTGCGCGAAGTGCCGATGGAGGAAGGTCGCTTGCTGCTGACGCCGGAAGAAGTGATCAAGCGCTGCGACGAAAACACGATCGGCGTCGTGCCGACCCTCGGCGTGACCTTCACTTGTCAGTATGAGCCGGTCTTTGAGATCGCCGCGGCGCTCGACCAGCTTGAAAAAGAGAAGGGGCTCGACATTCCGATTCATGTCGACGCGGCCAGCGGCGGTTTCCTTGCGCCCTTCTGTGCACCAGAGTTGGTTTGGGACTTTCGTCTGCCGCGGGTTAAATCGATCAATACGTCGGGGCATAAGTTTGGTCTGGCGCCGCTCGGCGTTGGTTGGGTCATCTGGCGCGAAGAGACCGACCTGCCGGACGATCTGATCTTTTGGGTCAACTATCTCGGCGGCAACATGCGCGACTTGGCGCTCAACTTTTCGCGTCCCGGTGGGCAGATCGTTTGTCAGTACTACAACTTTTTGCGGCTGGGTCGCGACGGTTATCGGAAGATCCATTCGGCCTGCTATGACACCGCGTCTTACTTGGCGGAAGAGATCGACAAGATCGGGCTGTTTGACGTTATCTACGACGGCGATCGTCGCAGCGGCATTCCGGCTCTCTGCTG
The nucleotide sequence above comes from Blastopirellula sp. J2-11. Encoded proteins:
- a CDS encoding glutamate decarboxylase, whose translation is MVLHEKDTRREELDDDVYASTDLSVSMPKYKFPHVEQNPRHAYSVVHDELMLDGNSRQNLATFCQTWVEPEVHKLMDECLDKNMVDKDEYPQTAEIEARCVHMLADLWNSPSEANTIGCSTTGSSEAAMLGGMAMKNRWKAKRVAAGKKFDKPNLITGPVQVCWHKFARYWDIELREVPMEEGRLLLTPEEVIKRCDENTIGVVPTLGVTFTCQYEPVFEIAAALDQLEKEKGLDIPIHVDAASGGFLAPFCAPELVWDFRLPRVKSINTSGHKFGLAPLGVGWVIWREETDLPDDLIFWVNYLGGNMRDLALNFSRPGGQIVCQYYNFLRLGRDGYRKIHSACYDTASYLAEEIDKIGLFDVIYDGDRRSGIPALCWKLKPGLKPGFSLYDLADRLCTRGWQVPAYSLPDDQSDQVIQRILVRHGVSRDLGSLLLEDIHRGIEYFENHPIDQPLTEEEAGGFHH